A window from Citrobacter amalonaticus encodes these proteins:
- a CDS encoding TadE/TadG family type IV pilus assembly protein, which yields MKYLIKRFLLFIICREGAVTISYALMLPTLIGFFSLAIDGARFITERSRLSDAINQGVYSIAMSYDSDDKNADTEKTVMYLSYYLPGEEIDKNKVYINVDKEKDKNGKVVSTDFSLDSDVITHPLLSLYKEGYSGFHSNITLHGERSSGHIRKSLEDLSVPADYTFVLDFSGSMNSSSAERGYTRIELLKKVFTDLGNRIFDNDNGSTIGIVPFSTGIPAVLDKTNYASTTSKEVGCTYIGKLQDKYSGLDWSFWYNKQPPERTTGNTFINNTDAYLNSYYKDVIAKANGYTTTSAETWLIDEGYCRKDSGKLTCDADPSSDIHNPDNYEEFTNNFNKFNLLTASVSKYNSIANIETMDYEGTVADDYLFTDDNVVTFINYLNGPSQYSSDHVIPFESLCAYATSGTRDHANVAKFIRTIEKPNYYLVELTDNRSIIDNFNNMGPPGGGTDSISGLLRAVPLITKGKNDVKMIFVISDGEDDTYSKKNRKTLMDTYHLCDVIRNGLKKYPAGTTTTDVEIYYISLISNGSDLDWQNSCVGPGHAFIATNYDALYDVIAGAMARETTRYVNPDE from the coding sequence ATGAAATATTTAATCAAACGATTTTTGTTATTCATTATTTGCAGGGAAGGCGCTGTAACAATAAGTTATGCGCTTATGTTGCCTACGCTTATCGGTTTCTTTTCATTAGCAATTGATGGGGCTCGATTTATCACTGAGCGGTCTCGTTTATCAGATGCTATTAATCAGGGCGTCTATTCAATTGCGATGTCATATGACAGTGACGATAAAAATGCAGATACTGAAAAAACAGTAATGTATTTATCTTATTATCTCCCTGGTGAGGAAATAGACAAAAACAAAGTCTATATAAATGTTGATAAAGAAAAAGATAAAAATGGTAAGGTGGTGTCGACAGATTTTTCCTTAGATTCTGATGTCATCACCCATCCGTTACTTTCGTTATACAAAGAGGGCTATAGTGGTTTTCATTCGAACATAACTTTGCATGGCGAGCGGTCGTCGGGTCATATCCGCAAATCACTTGAAGATCTTTCCGTCCCTGCAGATTATACGTTTGTACTCGACTTTTCAGGTTCTATGAATAGTAGTTCAGCAGAGAGAGGCTACACTCGTATTGAATTATTAAAAAAAGTGTTTACCGATCTTGGTAACCGAATATTCGATAATGACAATGGTAGTACGATTGGTATTGTACCGTTCTCTACGGGAATTCCTGCCGTATTAGACAAGACTAATTACGCAAGTACGACAAGTAAAGAGGTTGGGTGTACTTATATTGGAAAGCTTCAGGATAAGTATTCAGGGTTAGACTGGAGTTTTTGGTATAACAAACAACCACCGGAACGCACGACAGGTAATACCTTTATAAACAATACAGACGCCTATCTTAATAGTTATTATAAGGATGTAATCGCGAAAGCCAATGGTTATACGACAACCTCTGCGGAGACATGGTTAATTGATGAGGGGTATTGTAGAAAAGATAGTGGCAAGTTAACCTGTGATGCAGACCCTAGTTCTGATATTCATAACCCAGATAATTATGAGGAATTTACCAATAACTTTAATAAGTTTAATTTGCTAACAGCATCAGTAAGTAAATATAATTCTATCGCTAATATTGAAACAATGGATTACGAAGGTACTGTTGCAGACGATTATCTATTTACTGATGATAATGTTGTGACTTTTATTAATTATCTTAATGGTCCCTCTCAGTATTCTTCCGATCATGTTATTCCTTTTGAGTCTCTTTGCGCCTACGCTACTTCGGGGACCCGTGATCATGCAAATGTCGCTAAATTTATCAGAACCATCGAAAAGCCCAATTACTATCTGGTGGAGCTTACAGATAACCGTTCCATAATAGACAATTTTAACAACATGGGACCTCCAGGTGGGGGGACGGATAGTATTAGTGGATTATTAAGAGCTGTACCACTCATCACCAAAGGCAAAAATGACGTTAAAATGATATTTGTCATCTCTGATGGTGAGGATGATACCTATTCAAAGAAAAATAGAAAGACACTAATGGATACATATCATCTCTGTGATGTAATCAGAAACGGTCTTAAAAAATATCCTGCTGGAACGACGACGACAGATGTGGAAATATATTATATCTCTTTAATAAGTAATGGTTCTGATTTAGACTGGCAAAACTCTTGTGTCGGTCCTGGACACGCTTTTATAGCAACTAATTACGATGCGCTTTATGATGTCATTGCCGGAGCGATGGCAAGAGAAACGACCCGCTATGTAAACCCGGATGAATAG
- the tadF gene encoding tight adherence pilus pseudopilin TadF: MKRYGLWKRLYSEKGTSSIEFAFYLLIFALMCGFLIDMSFSLIKKSHMERVNYSLTMIFRERNGLFGGGNASDISKSDLDTLKATLDEMLRQKDGSVEPYQLGIQILQPTAQQCSIQSSPLNNCPSSHPVKPDGPLSRYTSTSFNTMFIEGCDVTRKYSRREDLAKLSVWGHRPDRSPDADQDWFPVYEVILCVPGAESYFNRALGIFNKDLGSLYIRNVALPR; this comes from the coding sequence ATGAAACGTTACGGTTTATGGAAAAGATTATATTCTGAGAAAGGAACCTCAAGCATCGAGTTTGCTTTTTATTTACTGATTTTCGCTTTGATGTGCGGATTCCTGATTGATATGAGTTTTTCACTCATTAAAAAAAGCCATATGGAGCGCGTTAATTATTCATTAACAATGATTTTTCGTGAGCGAAACGGTCTGTTTGGTGGCGGTAACGCTTCCGATATTAGCAAAAGCGATCTGGATACCTTAAAAGCAACGCTGGACGAGATGTTGCGCCAAAAAGATGGTTCCGTCGAGCCCTATCAGCTCGGTATACAAATTCTACAGCCTACAGCCCAACAATGTAGTATTCAAAGTAGTCCCCTAAATAATTGCCCAAGCTCGCATCCCGTTAAACCAGACGGGCCACTTTCAAGATATACATCAACCTCTTTTAATACCATGTTCATTGAGGGTTGTGATGTTACACGTAAGTATTCCCGTCGTGAGGATCTTGCGAAGCTTTCGGTCTGGGGTCATCGCCCGGATAGATCTCCTGACGCTGATCAAGATTGGTTTCCGGTTTATGAAGTGATTTTGTGTGTTCCCGGAGCAGAAAGTTATTTTAATCGAGCTTTGGGCATCTTTAATAAGGACCTCGGTAGTCTTTATATTCGAAATGTCGCGCTGCCGCGGTAA
- a CDS encoding tetratricopeptide repeat protein — protein sequence MVKRLLPLLMLAVLSGCTGGPTNASDEEQKEYILTQLNDYQGLIEIYRNKLSVKDNDDERYYLSQLYNKIGDYNSSNIYLAPLVEKKGSKEYLLLKTQNLLELGKENEAQTILNEMLAHDDSNGELWNLQGILLAQTGDYLKATLSFEKARGLFYDEEVVVNNLAMMAILQGDYITARNYLLPLYSRKEYKPQTAYNLAYALVKSDDYESAKKIIIDDKLSTSQPDALIASLAKLSPREHFKIEGQKKDVAVTASTSVGLNQNKPLTIPVSDMQNNIKSDDSSQLVNSGINKNSFTYKLDIVTLVK from the coding sequence ATGGTAAAAAGATTATTACCCCTATTAATGCTTGCTGTGCTATCTGGCTGTACAGGTGGACCTACGAATGCATCTGATGAAGAACAAAAGGAATATATCCTAACTCAACTGAATGATTATCAAGGGCTTATTGAGATATACAGAAATAAACTCAGTGTTAAAGATAATGATGATGAACGATACTATCTATCACAGCTATATAATAAAATTGGCGACTATAACTCATCAAATATTTATCTGGCACCATTGGTAGAAAAAAAAGGAAGTAAAGAATATTTACTGCTTAAGACACAGAATCTGCTTGAGTTAGGAAAGGAAAATGAAGCCCAGACCATTCTAAATGAAATGCTTGCACATGATGACTCAAACGGGGAATTATGGAATTTACAGGGTATTTTACTGGCTCAAACAGGAGACTATCTTAAGGCAACGTTATCTTTTGAAAAAGCAAGAGGGCTTTTTTATGATGAAGAGGTCGTCGTCAATAATCTGGCCATGATGGCTATTCTGCAAGGAGATTATATTACGGCAAGAAATTATCTTCTCCCTCTGTATTCCAGGAAAGAATATAAACCACAAACTGCGTATAACCTAGCCTATGCTCTGGTAAAATCCGATGATTATGAGAGTGCGAAAAAAATTATTATTGATGATAAACTCTCAACATCACAACCTGATGCGCTAATTGCATCTTTGGCAAAATTATCACCGCGAGAACATTTTAAAATAGAAGGACAAAAAAAAGATGTTGCAGTGACTGCAAGCACAAGCGTTGGCCTAAATCAAAATAAGCCCCTGACAATACCTGTATCGGATATGCAGAATAATATAAAATCTGATGATTCCTCTCAACTGGTGAACAGTGGAATAAATAAAAACAGTTTTACCTATAAATTAGACATAGTCACTCTTGTTAAGTGA
- a CDS encoding type II secretion system F family protein, with translation MIYIISFIVFLTGMRSILLLIYRKQRANKVKKLINFSKVDSNKKNILTYGTNLIETQLDKTFKKNSKLVSISSELDKNVKVKAFLFVVIASPVLIANYMGWMKLDNQVLMIALLAILGVIVIVPSRVQTAISQRRFRRISNDIPYCIDLLAVCIQSGMTVEASLAYISHKMEVINKDLSSLLIRTVLRADVSGINAALEQLSGEVVNEEVRMMCSALLQSTKFGSSIYAVLIDLSKEIRQMQLLAMEEKVAALSAKMTFPMIAFILFPLIAIVAGPGLIKMTSTW, from the coding sequence ATGATATATATTATTTCTTTTATTGTTTTTCTGACTGGAATGAGAAGTATATTACTCCTTATTTATCGCAAGCAGCGAGCTAATAAAGTTAAGAAGTTAATCAATTTTTCTAAAGTAGATAGTAATAAAAAGAATATATTAACATATGGAACAAATTTGATAGAGACGCAACTGGATAAAACATTCAAGAAAAATAGTAAACTTGTTTCAATTTCATCTGAGTTAGATAAGAATGTTAAAGTTAAGGCATTTTTATTTGTTGTGATAGCTTCACCAGTGCTCATAGCGAATTATATGGGATGGATGAAGCTTGATAATCAGGTGCTAATGATTGCACTGTTAGCTATACTCGGAGTGATTGTTATCGTACCTTCGAGAGTGCAAACAGCTATTTCTCAGCGGCGATTTAGAAGAATATCTAATGACATTCCTTACTGTATAGATCTTTTAGCCGTATGCATCCAGTCAGGTATGACAGTCGAAGCTTCGCTTGCTTATATTTCTCATAAGATGGAAGTGATCAATAAAGATCTGTCTTCGTTGCTTATCCGCACTGTTTTGAGAGCTGATGTTAGTGGCATTAACGCTGCACTTGAACAACTTTCAGGTGAAGTGGTTAATGAAGAAGTAAGAATGATGTGTTCAGCATTATTGCAGAGCACAAAATTTGGCTCGTCGATATATGCTGTACTTATAGATTTATCTAAAGAAATTAGACAGATGCAATTACTTGCAATGGAAGAAAAAGTTGCAGCACTTTCTGCAAAGATGACATTCCCAATGATTGCTTTTATTCTCTTTCCCCTGATCGCAATTGTTGCCGGTCCGGGCCTGATTAAGATGACTTCGACATGGTAA
- a CDS encoding type II secretion system F family protein, translated as MIFIVISICGVLQIYLSLKKTKEIKGKILSTNIIASQEVANKKQPFKDSMAGVFIFIEKLHANLIGKKNEHIFKHVAIILVACAAALYVNMEYLNFSNVVITNITLLATIYILYMRQVKKYRREFERDFSEALNIINSAVRVGRPVLQGFEECSRVIDSDFGREFKRILMRLDIGDDPERIFMDSYEKFPYSEYFSFVITVLINMKGGGQVSEVMSRLTMLISASKTLDRKKIAMTAEARMSVKVLVIIPVFFFFFLKFVAPDNFEILIGTDAGKYILYYALTSILIGLFIVWSMMNKVG; from the coding sequence ATGATTTTTATTGTTATCTCTATTTGTGGCGTTCTTCAAATATATTTATCGTTAAAAAAAACGAAAGAAATAAAAGGAAAAATACTCTCAACGAACATCATTGCCAGCCAGGAAGTAGCAAATAAAAAACAACCATTCAAAGATTCAATGGCAGGAGTTTTTATTTTTATTGAAAAGCTTCATGCTAATCTAATTGGAAAAAAAAACGAGCACATTTTTAAGCATGTAGCGATAATACTGGTGGCATGTGCCGCAGCATTATATGTAAACATGGAATATCTGAATTTCAGCAATGTCGTAATAACAAATATAACGTTACTTGCTACCATCTATATTTTGTATATGCGACAAGTAAAAAAGTACCGGCGAGAGTTTGAGAGGGATTTCTCCGAGGCACTCAATATAATTAATAGCGCGGTACGAGTAGGGCGCCCGGTATTGCAGGGCTTTGAAGAATGCTCGCGGGTGATAGACAGCGATTTCGGAAGAGAGTTCAAACGTATTCTCATGCGACTGGATATCGGAGATGATCCTGAGCGCATATTTATGGATTCTTACGAAAAATTTCCCTATAGTGAATATTTTTCATTCGTTATTACGGTACTTATAAATATGAAAGGCGGAGGGCAAGTTAGCGAAGTGATGTCTCGCCTGACAATGTTAATCTCAGCAAGTAAGACGTTGGACAGAAAAAAAATCGCAATGACTGCTGAGGCAAGAATGTCGGTTAAAGTACTTGTCATTATTCCTGTCTTTTTTTTCTTTTTCTTGAAATTTGTGGCACCAGATAACTTTGAAATTCTTATTGGAACAGATGCAGGGAAATATATTCTTTATTACGCATTAACAAGTATATTAATAGGGCTATTTATCGTTTGGTCTATGATGAATAAGGTTGGGTGA
- a CDS encoding CpaF family protein: protein MNKSISFIYFRQEVLKNIDLEQIESIKENRAELINEVNTVIRNVINNNRTENYLSAPERQELCELVVDEITGYGPLRELMEDESISDILVNGPDRIFVERKGRLELSDKQFINNEQLTDIARRLVGKVGRRIDDAQPLVDARMPDGSRLNVVISPISIDGTSMSIRKFGKGNITLGELIKYGSMNEMMANFLVIASRCRVNIIVSGGTGSGKTTLLNAMSQYVDETERVLTLEDAAELRLQQAHVLRLETRLAGSENQGQITMRNLVINSLRMRPDRIIIGECRGPEAFEMLQAMNTGHDGSMSTLHANNPRDALARLESMVMMANSALPLVAIRRNISTAVNIIVQASRLPDGSRKVINISEVMGMEGENIILQDIFSYAANPERDNNGMITGTFTCNGLLQRSAVYRQALIHGYLDPLRQLFGNKVS, encoded by the coding sequence ATGAATAAATCAATTTCCTTTATCTATTTCAGACAAGAAGTACTTAAAAACATAGATCTGGAACAAATTGAAAGTATCAAAGAAAACCGTGCGGAACTCATTAACGAAGTTAATACGGTTATTCGTAATGTTATTAATAACAATCGCACAGAGAATTATCTCTCTGCACCGGAGCGACAGGAGCTGTGTGAGTTAGTTGTTGATGAAATTACTGGCTATGGTCCATTGCGCGAGTTAATGGAAGATGAGTCGATTAGCGATATATTGGTCAACGGCCCGGATCGTATCTTTGTAGAACGTAAAGGTCGCCTGGAACTCTCTGATAAGCAGTTCATCAATAATGAGCAGTTAACAGATATTGCCCGACGTTTGGTGGGTAAAGTAGGAAGGCGAATTGATGACGCGCAACCGCTTGTGGATGCGCGTATGCCTGATGGTAGCCGACTCAACGTAGTTATTTCTCCAATATCTATTGATGGCACTTCAATGTCCATTCGTAAATTTGGTAAGGGAAATATAACTCTGGGAGAGCTAATCAAATATGGCAGTATGAATGAAATGATGGCTAATTTCCTGGTAATTGCAAGTCGCTGTAGAGTCAATATCATAGTCTCCGGGGGGACAGGCTCGGGTAAAACAACTCTACTAAATGCGATGTCCCAATATGTTGACGAAACTGAACGTGTCTTGACACTTGAAGATGCAGCGGAACTTCGTTTACAACAAGCACATGTATTAAGACTAGAAACGCGATTGGCAGGTTCAGAAAACCAAGGGCAAATCACGATGCGAAATTTGGTTATCAACTCACTTCGTATGCGCCCGGATCGTATTATTATTGGGGAATGCCGCGGACCAGAAGCCTTCGAAATGCTGCAGGCAATGAACACCGGACATGATGGTTCTATGTCAACGCTGCATGCAAATAACCCGCGTGATGCATTAGCTCGTCTTGAGAGCATGGTAATGATGGCCAATTCAGCATTACCCCTAGTAGCAATACGGAGAAATATTTCAACTGCTGTGAATATCATTGTTCAAGCTTCACGTCTTCCTGATGGGTCCAGAAAAGTAATAAATATATCCGAAGTCATGGGGATGGAAGGTGAGAATATTATTCTACAGGATATCTTTTCTTATGCTGCTAATCCTGAAAGAGATAATAATGGTATGATCACGGGTACATTTACATGTAACGGTCTTTTGCAGCGGTCAGCAGTTTATCGGCAAGCTTTAATTCATGGTTATCTTGATCCGTTACGGCAACTATTTGGGAATAAAGTCTCATGA
- a CDS encoding type II and III secretion system protein family protein encodes MSKTAKVLVLFCLCPLLLSSAFGEDLTLKEGQAKNISSQQKIETVFISNPEVADYKVIDNKKIVLFAKQPGVADLTIYGVKGKVLKKISVAVDEIGSSLAQKVNKKYPGTKISIERYMSKDKATYIIQGEVATEELRDEIYNTVGSLVGSDKKEEDVTWNENSQGGGTGGTKIDHLSKKRWDNIIDRMTVLSSPQQVNVKLTVVEVTKQFTDALGIEWSSLTLDSIINGGSTANSAGVFSLIGFKGGFDAGNISTVINAVKNDSIAKVLAQPNLTVLSGEYASFLVGGEIPIVVDSGGNSTASVEYKEYGIRLNIGAKVNRTDKIRLFISNELSNVTGSYTYNSYAIPTINTRRTQSTIELADGDSFVIGGLLTETDRESLSKVPYAGDIPILGAFARSSQTEREKSELVVFATVKLVKPFSAENSYKIPTPQYHKTSVDKLFFNVGVADEHTNRLEEDARSFISRGGFIR; translated from the coding sequence ATGTCGAAAACAGCAAAAGTGCTCGTTTTATTTTGTTTATGTCCATTATTACTATCGTCTGCCTTTGGAGAAGATTTAACACTGAAGGAAGGGCAAGCAAAAAATATTTCATCGCAGCAGAAAATAGAGACTGTTTTCATCTCAAACCCAGAAGTTGCAGATTACAAAGTCATTGATAATAAAAAAATTGTCCTGTTCGCCAAGCAACCAGGTGTGGCTGATCTAACGATTTACGGAGTGAAAGGTAAAGTATTAAAAAAAATCAGCGTTGCCGTTGATGAAATCGGAAGCTCCCTGGCCCAAAAGGTGAATAAAAAATACCCTGGCACCAAAATTAGCATTGAGCGCTACATGAGTAAAGATAAGGCAACTTATATTATTCAGGGTGAAGTGGCGACAGAAGAATTAAGAGATGAGATCTATAACACTGTTGGTAGTCTTGTTGGCAGTGATAAAAAAGAAGAAGACGTCACATGGAATGAAAATTCGCAAGGCGGCGGCACGGGCGGCACCAAGATCGACCATTTAAGTAAAAAAAGATGGGACAATATCATCGATCGCATGACTGTACTATCATCGCCGCAACAGGTTAATGTGAAGTTAACCGTTGTTGAAGTGACTAAGCAATTCACCGATGCGTTGGGCATTGAATGGAGCAGCTTAACACTTGACAGTATCATCAACGGTGGGAGTACAGCAAACAGCGCGGGAGTCTTCAGCTTAATAGGCTTTAAAGGCGGATTTGATGCAGGAAACATTAGTACTGTTATCAACGCCGTCAAAAACGACAGCATTGCGAAAGTGTTAGCACAACCGAATTTAACCGTTCTCTCAGGAGAGTATGCCAGCTTTTTGGTAGGAGGGGAGATTCCAATTGTTGTCGACAGTGGTGGCAACAGTACGGCATCTGTGGAGTATAAGGAATACGGCATACGTCTTAATATTGGCGCAAAGGTGAATCGCACTGATAAAATCCGTCTTTTCATATCTAACGAATTAAGTAATGTTACAGGGAGCTACACTTACAACTCCTATGCTATCCCGACCATTAACACCAGAAGAACACAATCCACAATAGAATTAGCCGATGGAGATAGTTTTGTCATCGGTGGATTACTGACTGAAACTGACCGAGAGTCTTTATCTAAAGTGCCGTATGCCGGCGATATCCCAATCCTTGGGGCTTTTGCCCGAAGCTCACAGACTGAAAGAGAGAAGAGTGAGCTAGTCGTATTCGCAACTGTAAAATTAGTAAAACCGTTTTCAGCAGAAAATAGCTATAAAATCCCCACTCCCCAATACCATAAAACTTCAGTAGACAAACTTTTCTTCAATGTCGGCGTTGCTGATGAACATACTAATAGACTAGAAGAAGACGCAAGAAGTTTCATTTCACGCGGTGGATTTATCCGATAA
- a CDS encoding Flp family type IVb pilin, translated as MNELLIKAYVKGLNGAGRVHNYFKDERGVTAVEYAIVLAGVAAVVAVIFGKDGTVQTLLESIFKTVSQQVLDSITS; from the coding sequence ATGAATGAGCTACTCATCAAAGCTTATGTTAAGGGGTTAAATGGAGCCGGACGTGTCCATAACTACTTTAAAGATGAGCGAGGCGTGACAGCTGTAGAATATGCAATTGTACTTGCTGGCGTTGCAGCCGTAGTCGCAGTGATCTTCGGTAAAGATGGTACAGTACAGACGTTGTTAGAAAGTATTTTCAAAACGGTATCGCAACAGGTTTTGGATTCTATCACTTCATAA
- a CDS encoding YfcL family protein, translating into MIAEFESRILALIDDMVEHASDDELFASGYLRGHLTLAVAELEGTDDHSAQAVYANVTRSLENAIGAGELSPRDQALVKEMWDALYQKVAHQGV; encoded by the coding sequence ATGATCGCGGAGTTTGAATCACGCATTCTGGCATTAATCGACGACATGGTAGAGCATGCAAGCGATGATGAGCTGTTTGCCAGTGGATATTTGCGTGGCCACCTGACGTTAGCCGTCGCAGAACTGGAAGGTACTGATGACCATTCTGCTCAGGCCGTCTATGCCAACGTCACCCGCAGCCTGGAAAACGCTATCGGTGCCGGTGAGTTGTCGCCGCGCGATCAGGCGTTAGTCAAAGAGATGTGGGACGCGCTGTATCAGAAGGTGGCGCATCAAGGCGTTTAA
- a CDS encoding elongation factor P hydroxylase translates to MNSTHRYEQLIEIFNGCFADDFNTRLIKGDDEPIYLPADTEIPYHRIVFAHGFYASALHEISHWCIAGKARRELVDFGYWYCPDGRDAVTQGQFEDVEVKPQAFDWLFCVAAGYPFNVSCDNLEGDFEPDRVVFQRRVHAQVMTYLEEGIPERPARFIKALQNYYHTPELTAEQFPWPEALN, encoded by the coding sequence ATGAACAGTACGCACCGCTACGAACAATTGATTGAGATTTTTAACGGCTGCTTTGCCGATGATTTTAATACCCGTCTGATTAAAGGCGACGACGAACCGATCTATCTTCCTGCTGATACGGAGATCCCGTATCACCGGATTGTTTTTGCGCATGGCTTTTACGCCAGCGCATTGCATGAGATTTCGCACTGGTGCATTGCCGGAAAAGCGCGCCGCGAGCTGGTGGATTTCGGCTACTGGTATTGTCCGGACGGTCGCGATGCGGTGACACAGGGGCAGTTTGAAGATGTGGAAGTGAAACCGCAGGCATTCGACTGGTTGTTTTGCGTGGCGGCGGGATATCCGTTTAACGTCAGTTGCGACAACCTGGAAGGCGATTTTGAACCGGACCGCGTGGTGTTTCAGCGTCGGGTTCATGCACAGGTGATGACGTATCTGGAGGAGGGCATTCCCGAACGTCCGGCGCGCTTCATCAAAGCATTACAGAATTATTATCACACGCCTGAACTTACGGCGGAACAATTCCCGTGGCCAGAAGCGCTCAACTGA
- a CDS encoding sulfite exporter TauE/SafE family protein, translated as MDNFADLFMVSPLLLLVLFFVAMLAGFIDSLAGGGGLLTIPALMAAGMSPAQALATNKLQACGGSISSSIYFIRRKVVNLAEQKLNIAMTFIGSMSGALLVQHVQSGVLRQILPVLVICIGLYFLLMPKVGEEDRQRRLYGLPFALVAGGCVGFYDGFFGPAAGSFYALSFVMLCGYNLAKSTAHAKVLNATSNIGGLLLFVIGGKVIWATGFVMLIGQFLGARMGSRLVLSKGQKLIRPMIVIVSAVMSMKLLYDNHGQEILHWLGMN; from the coding sequence ATGGATAATTTTGCGGACCTGTTTATGGTCTCTCCGCTGCTGTTGCTGGTGCTGTTTTTTGTGGCAATGTTGGCTGGATTTATCGACTCACTGGCGGGCGGCGGCGGCCTGTTGACCATCCCCGCGCTGATGGCGGCAGGGATGTCTCCCGCGCAGGCGCTGGCAACCAATAAACTGCAGGCCTGCGGCGGTTCGATTTCATCTTCAATTTATTTTATTCGCCGTAAAGTGGTGAACCTCGCCGAGCAAAAACTCAATATCGCGATGACGTTTATTGGTTCGATGAGCGGCGCACTGCTGGTGCAGCATGTGCAGTCAGGCGTGTTGCGACAGATCCTGCCTGTTCTGGTGATCTGCATTGGTCTCTACTTTTTGCTGATGCCGAAAGTGGGCGAGGAAGACAGACAGCGTCGCCTGTACGGTCTGCCGTTTGCCCTGGTGGCCGGTGGCTGCGTAGGCTTCTACGATGGTTTTTTTGGCCCGGCGGCAGGTTCATTTTACGCGCTGTCGTTTGTCATGCTGTGCGGCTATAACCTTGCTAAATCGACGGCTCACGCCAAGGTGCTGAATGCCACCTCCAATATTGGCGGCCTGCTGCTGTTTGTCATCGGCGGGAAAGTGATTTGGGCCACCGGATTTGTCATGCTGATCGGGCAATTTCTCGGGGCGCGGATGGGCTCCCGACTGGTACTGAGCAAAGGACAAAAGCTGATTCGGCCCATGATCGTCATTGTCTCGGCGGTGATGAGCATGAAACTTCTTTATGATAACCATGGACAGGAGATTCTCCACTGGCTGGGGATGAATTAA
- the mepA gene encoding penicillin-insensitive murein endopeptidase, whose amino-acid sequence MKKTAIALLALFASAASLAATPWQKITQPVPGSAQSIGGFSNGCIVGADTLPVQSDHYQVMRTDQRRYFGHPDLVMFIQRLSTQVSNLGLGTVLIGDMGMPAGGRFNGGHASHQTGLDVDIFLQLPKTRWTQAQLLRPQALDLVARDGKHVVPSLWKPEISSLIKLAAKDNDVTRIFVNPAIKQQLCLDAGTDRDWLRKVRPWFQHRAHMHVRLRCPADSLECEDQPLPPPGDGCGAELQSWFEPPKPGTTKPEKKTPPPLPPSCQALLDEHVL is encoded by the coding sequence ATGAAAAAAACCGCGATAGCACTGCTGGCTCTGTTTGCCAGCGCGGCCAGTCTGGCGGCGACGCCGTGGCAGAAAATTACCCAGCCCGTGCCGGGCAGCGCACAGTCAATTGGTGGTTTCTCGAACGGCTGCATTGTGGGGGCGGACACGCTTCCCGTGCAGTCGGATCACTATCAGGTGATGCGCACCGATCAGCGCCGCTATTTTGGCCATCCCGATCTGGTGATGTTTATCCAGCGACTGAGTACGCAGGTGAGCAATCTGGGGTTGGGAACGGTGCTGATTGGCGATATGGGAATGCCCGCCGGTGGTCGATTTAACGGCGGACATGCCAGCCATCAGACCGGTCTGGATGTAGACATTTTCCTGCAGTTGCCAAAAACACGCTGGACTCAGGCGCAACTGTTGCGTCCCCAGGCGCTGGATTTGGTCGCCCGTGACGGTAAACATGTTGTGCCTTCGCTCTGGAAACCGGAAATCTCCAGCCTGATTAAGCTGGCGGCGAAAGATAACGACGTCACGCGTATTTTTGTGAATCCTGCCATAAAACAACAGCTCTGCCTGGATGCCGGTACCGATCGCGACTGGTTACGTAAAGTGCGACCCTGGTTCCAGCATCGTGCGCATATGCATGTCCGATTACGTTGCCCTGCCGACAGCCTTGAGTGCGAAGATCAACCTTTGCCTCCTCCGGGCGACGGTTGCGGCGCTGAGCTACAAAGTTGGTTTGAACCGCCAAAACCTGGAACAACAAAGCCTGAGAAGAAGACACCGCCTCCGTTGCCGCCTTCCTGCCAGGCGCTTCTGGATGAGCATGTACTCTAA